A region from the Desulfitobacterium dehalogenans ATCC 51507 genome encodes:
- a CDS encoding TorD/DmsD family molecular chaperone — MGVHEGRLYVYQLLRLLFEQPLSTEGLKALQEQSGLRELAQISSGAQSLIDFLDANKDTDSETLGKAMLSEYQRLFVGPGPILVPIWESVYFDPEHLMFGERTMEVRECYRKYHLESIHKNRQPEDHLAVELEFMMYLIGHYLASEDEGQQRELLGEQKVFLRKHLATWKDEFLQLMKDSTDCPLYRGGGQLLKEFLDMELEMFEHLEEVS; from the coding sequence ATGGGGGTACACGAAGGGCGACTCTATGTGTATCAATTACTAAGACTCTTGTTTGAGCAACCCTTAAGCACTGAAGGACTGAAGGCATTGCAGGAGCAATCCGGTTTGAGGGAGCTTGCTCAAATCAGTTCCGGAGCACAGAGTCTTATCGATTTCTTAGATGCCAACAAAGATACCGATTCCGAAACCCTTGGCAAAGCCATGCTGTCCGAGTATCAAAGGCTTTTTGTGGGTCCGGGACCTATACTTGTACCGATCTGGGAGTCCGTCTATTTCGACCCGGAACATTTGATGTTCGGCGAACGCACTATGGAAGTGAGAGAGTGCTACCGCAAGTATCACCTTGAATCGATTCATAAGAATCGACAGCCTGAAGATCACTTGGCAGTGGAATTGGAGTTTATGATGTATCTGATCGGCCACTATCTGGCGAGTGAGGATGAAGGCCAACAAAGAGAGTTGCTCGGGGAGCAAAAAGTCTTTCTCCGGAAACATCTTGCAACCTGGAAAGATGAATTCCTTCAATTGATGAAGGATTCAACCGACTGCCCTTTATACCGGGGCGGCGGGCAGTTATTAAAAGAGTTTTTAGACATGGAATTAGAGATGTTTGAACATCTAGAGGAGGTCAGCTAG